In the genome of Methylophaga nitratireducenticrescens, one region contains:
- a CDS encoding type II toxin-antitoxin system HipA family toxin, protein MGRRQHYIPLDVWISNRIVGQLIRESTGAISFIYDQRWLDWEHAFPVSLSLPLRKDRFIGARVISVFENLLPDNDGVRKRLAERVGAYGTDAFSLLSVIGRDCIGALQFLPQGSFQETSNQLEGTVLSEHEIEVLLGELDEVPLGLQKENDFRISIAGAQGKTALLFHNGEWIKPTGTTPTTHILKPQIGKLSNGMDLTHSVENEFLCLKLLKNFGLRTANTEIIDFGSRRALVIERFDRRWTADGRLIRLPQEDCCQALSIPPTRKYQSEGGPGIVEIMDLFRGSDEPTQDRMDFFMSTILFWAIGATDGHGKNFSLSLMPGGRYRMTPLYDVLTLQPSVDAKQVAHKNYKLSMSFGKSRHYKIKEIAVRYIIETGVEAGLSRQSIAEIFEQLCKDKESVIENTLKELPEEFPKKLLESTFTAFDKNISLLLSNSR, encoded by the coding sequence ATGGGCCGTCGTCAACACTATATCCCGCTTGATGTATGGATAAGTAACCGAATCGTCGGACAGCTTATTCGTGAAAGCACAGGCGCTATATCGTTTATATATGATCAACGTTGGTTAGATTGGGAGCATGCTTTTCCTGTTTCTTTATCCTTACCTCTCAGGAAAGATCGCTTCATCGGTGCTCGGGTAATATCCGTCTTCGAGAACCTTTTACCCGATAATGACGGTGTTAGAAAAAGGCTTGCAGAACGAGTAGGTGCATATGGCACTGATGCTTTCAGTCTGTTGTCAGTGATTGGCAGAGATTGTATTGGAGCATTACAGTTCCTTCCCCAGGGGAGTTTTCAAGAAACAAGTAACCAGCTTGAGGGTACTGTTTTATCAGAGCATGAAATTGAAGTCTTACTGGGCGAGTTAGATGAGGTACCACTCGGGCTACAAAAAGAAAATGACTTTCGAATATCCATTGCTGGAGCCCAAGGGAAGACCGCTTTGCTCTTTCATAATGGAGAGTGGATTAAACCCACAGGCACAACTCCAACAACACATATACTCAAGCCACAAATAGGCAAACTGTCGAATGGTATGGATCTCACCCACAGTGTTGAGAATGAATTTCTGTGTTTAAAACTCCTAAAAAACTTTGGTCTAAGAACAGCTAACACAGAGATCATTGATTTTGGAAGTCGTAGGGCCTTGGTGATTGAACGATTTGATAGGAGGTGGACTGCGGATGGCAGGCTGATCCGATTGCCACAGGAAGATTGTTGCCAAGCACTCTCCATCCCACCCACGAGAAAATATCAAAGTGAAGGAGGTCCAGGTATTGTAGAAATAATGGACTTATTTCGTGGCAGTGATGAGCCAACGCAGGACCGGATGGACTTTTTCATGTCCACAATTTTATTTTGGGCTATTGGTGCCACAGATGGCCATGGTAAAAACTTTAGCTTGTCTTTAATGCCTGGCGGAAGATATAGAATGACGCCGCTATACGATGTCCTAACCCTACAGCCATCAGTCGATGCCAAACAAGTAGCTCATAAGAATTACAAGCTCAGTATGAGTTTTGGTAAATCCAGACACTACAAAATTAAAGAAATTGCTGTTCGGTATATCATCGAGACTGGCGTTGAAGCAGGGCTTTCACGTCAATCAATCGCTGAAATTTTCGAGCAACTTTGTAAAGACAAAGAATCCGTCATCGAAAATACGCTAAAAGAGCTTCCTGAAGAATTTCCCAAAAAATTACTGGAATCCACTTTTACAGCATTTGATAAAAATATTTCACTATTACTAAGTAACTCTCGATAG
- a CDS encoding helix-turn-helix domain-containing protein, whose translation MKILVRSPKDLGNAIRHARKAKALTQSELASKSGIWQETISKIENGVSSTKLDTVFDLFAALDLEIHVQERSKGNISQLEEIL comes from the coding sequence ATGAAGATACTGGTCAGATCGCCTAAAGATTTAGGTAATGCCATCAGGCACGCTCGTAAAGCGAAAGCCTTAACTCAAAGTGAGTTAGCCTCAAAAAGCGGTATATGGCAGGAAACGATTTCAAAAATTGAAAATGGTGTCTCGAGCACGAAGCTGGATACTGTTTTTGATTTATTTGCCGCTTTGGATTTGGAAATTCATGTACAAGAGCGCAGTAAGGGTAATATCAGCCAGCTAGAGGAAATCTTGTAG